CACCGTTCAGAATTTTTTATTAATTCCTGAACGCCCTTATTTTTAGTATACCAATATCCGGGCGACGACACAATCTTACAAGCAAGATTGCGGGGTTCCTTTAACATCATGCGACTATCTGTGCATAGCAAGATAGTCGTTCTGTTTATGAACTATTGGATAAATTTCAAAGAAAGAAGGGATTGCATGTCGAAAGCCATCTTTATTACCCGCAGGGACCTGGAGAGACTGGAAAAGTTAATTCAAATCGAAGAAGAATTTAAAGCAGGCAACAAGCTCCCCCTGCAGGAATTAAAGTCCGAGCTCAAACGGGCTCTCATCGCCGAACCTCAGAATATTCCGGCTGATGTGATTACGATGCGATCGCAGGTATTGCTAAAAGACATGAGCAGCGGGGAAGAAATGATTTTCACGCTGGTGTATCCGGAAG
This genomic interval from Acetonema longum DSM 6540 contains the following:
- the rnk gene encoding nucleoside diphosphate kinase regulator; this translates as MSKAIFITRRDLERLEKLIQIEEEFKAGNKLPLQELKSELKRALIAEPQNIPADVITMRSQVLLKDMSSGEEMIFTLVYPEEADMLEGKISVLAPIGMAILGYREKDKVEWAIPGGIALLKVEKILFQPEASGNFDL